One genomic segment of Streptomyces sp. RerS4 includes these proteins:
- the sufB gene encoding Fe-S cluster assembly protein SufB, protein MTTETAHPELEGLGNYEYGWADSDAAGSAAKRGLSEDVVRDISAKKSEPEWMLNLRLKGLKLFGKKPMPTWGSDLSGIDFDNIKYFVRSTEKQAASWEELPEDIKNTYDKLGIPEAEKQRLVAGVAAQYESEVVYHQIREDLEEQGVIFLDTDTALKEHPELFQEYFGTVIPVGDNKFASLNTAVWSGGSFIYVPKGVHVDIPLQAYFRINTENMGQFERTLIIVDEDAYVHYVEGCTAPIYSSDSLHSAVVEIIVKKGGRCRYTTIQNWSNNVYNLVTKRAVAYEGATMEWIDGNIGSKVTMKYPAVYLMGEHAKGETLSIAFAGEGQHQDAGSKMVHMAPNTSSNIVSKSVARGGGRTSYRGLVEIGEGAPGSKSNVLCDALLVDTISRSDTYPYVDVREDDVTMGHEATVSKVSDDQLFYLMQRGLTEFEAMAMIVRGFVEPIAKELPMEYALELNRLIELQMEGSVG, encoded by the coding sequence ATGACCACGGAGACTGCTCACCCTGAGCTTGAGGGTCTGGGCAACTACGAGTACGGCTGGGCCGACTCCGACGCGGCCGGTTCGGCTGCCAAGCGAGGCCTGTCGGAGGACGTCGTCCGCGACATCTCGGCGAAGAAGTCCGAGCCGGAGTGGATGCTGAACCTTCGTCTCAAGGGCCTGAAGCTTTTCGGCAAGAAGCCGATGCCGACCTGGGGTTCCGACCTCTCGGGCATCGACTTCGACAACATCAAGTACTTCGTGCGCTCCACCGAGAAGCAGGCCGCTTCCTGGGAGGAACTGCCCGAGGACATCAAGAACACGTACGACAAGCTCGGCATCCCGGAGGCGGAGAAGCAGCGCCTCGTCGCCGGTGTCGCGGCCCAGTACGAGTCCGAGGTCGTCTACCACCAGATCCGCGAGGACCTGGAGGAGCAGGGCGTCATCTTCCTCGACACCGACACCGCGCTGAAGGAGCACCCGGAGCTCTTCCAGGAGTACTTCGGTACGGTCATCCCGGTCGGCGACAACAAGTTCGCGTCGCTGAACACCGCGGTGTGGTCCGGCGGCTCGTTCATCTACGTCCCCAAGGGTGTCCACGTGGACATCCCGCTCCAGGCCTACTTCCGCATCAACACGGAGAACATGGGCCAGTTCGAGCGGACGCTGATCATCGTCGACGAGGACGCCTACGTCCACTACGTCGAGGGCTGCACCGCCCCGATCTACTCCTCGGACTCGCTGCACAGCGCCGTGGTCGAGATCATCGTGAAGAAGGGCGGCCGCTGCCGCTACACGACCATCCAGAACTGGTCGAACAACGTCTACAACCTGGTCACCAAGCGCGCCGTGGCGTACGAGGGCGCGACCATGGAGTGGATCGACGGCAACATCGGTTCCAAGGTCACGATGAAGTACCCGGCCGTCTACCTGATGGGCGAGCACGCCAAGGGCGAGACCCTCTCCATCGCCTTCGCGGGCGAGGGCCAGCACCAGGACGCCGGCTCCAAGATGGTCCACATGGCGCCGAACACCTCCTCGAACATCGTCTCCAAGTCGGTGGCGCGAGGCGGCGGCCGCACCTCCTACCGCGGTCTGGTCGAGATCGGCGAGGGCGCCCCGGGCTCCAAGTCCAACGTGCTGTGTGACGCGCTCCTGGTCGACACGATCTCCCGTTCGGACACCTACCCCTACGTCGACGTCCGCGAGGACGACGTGACGATGGGCCACGAGGCCACCGTCTCCAAGGTCTCCGACGACCAGCTCTTCTACCTGATGCAGCGCGGCCTCACCGAGTTCGAGGCCATGGCGATGATCGTGCGCGGCTTCGTCGAGCCGATCGCCAAGGAGCTGCCGATGGAGTACGCGCTGGAGCTCAACCGGCTGATCGAGCTGCAGATGGAGGGCTCGGTCGGTTAG
- a CDS encoding ArsR family transcriptional regulator, whose amino-acid sequence MIETPHGELATGERSTRNRVARSILDHGPSTVADLAQRLGLTQAAVRRHLDTLVADDVVAPREQRVYGTRTRGRPAKVFALTDCGRDAFDQSYDTLAADALRWIAESVGGGEQGEAAVAAFARARMEAQAKTYRESVEAAAPADRTEALAKALTADGYAATAKSAPGPHSGEQLCQHHCPVAHVAEQFPQLCEAETEVFSRLLGTHVQRLATIAHGDGVCTTFIPRGAGTTQNDTSASASTAGRNPA is encoded by the coding sequence ATGATCGAGACCCCGCACGGGGAGCTCGCGACCGGGGAGCGGTCAACCCGCAACCGGGTCGCGCGGTCGATCCTGGACCATGGTCCCTCCACCGTCGCCGACCTCGCACAGCGTCTCGGCCTCACCCAGGCCGCCGTCCGCCGCCACCTCGACACGCTCGTCGCCGACGACGTGGTCGCACCCCGTGAGCAGCGCGTGTACGGCACGCGCACGCGGGGCCGGCCCGCCAAGGTCTTCGCGCTGACCGACTGCGGCCGCGACGCCTTCGACCAGTCCTACGACACCCTCGCCGCCGACGCCCTGCGCTGGATCGCGGAGTCCGTCGGCGGGGGCGAGCAGGGAGAGGCGGCCGTGGCGGCGTTCGCCAGGGCGCGCATGGAGGCGCAGGCGAAGACCTACCGGGAGTCCGTCGAGGCGGCCGCACCCGCGGACCGCACCGAGGCCCTGGCCAAGGCGTTGACCGCGGACGGGTACGCTGCTACGGCGAAGAGCGCTCCCGGTCCGCACAGCGGTGAACAGCTCTGCCAGCACCACTGCCCGGTCGCCCACGTCGCCGAGCAGTTCCCGCAGCTCTGCGAGGCGGAGACCGAGGTCTTCTCCCGCCTGCTCGGGACGCATGTGCAGCGCCTCGCCACGATCGCCCACGGCGACGGGGTGTGCACCACCTTCATCCCGCGAGGCGCGGGCACCACACAGAACGACACGTCAGCATCTGCCAGCACGGCCGGGAGGAACCCCGCATGA
- a CDS encoding ABC transporter ATP-binding protein produces the protein MSNDPAVEIRGLVKRYGSKTAVDGLDLTVPGNAVTAVLGPNGAGKTTTVETCEGYRRPDAGSVRVLGLDPTADAEALRPRIGVMLQSGGVYSGARAVEMLRHTAKLYADPLDVDTLVERLGLGSCGRTPYRRLSGGQQQRLALAMAVVGRPELVFLDEPTAGLDPQARRATWDLVRELRADGVAVVLTTHHMDEAEQLADEVAIVDAGKVIAHGSPERLCRGGAENTLRFTGRPSLDLASLLKALPDGTQAAELTPGAYRLTGDVDPQMLATVTSWCAQHGVMPSSLVVERHTLEDVFLELTGKELRA, from the coding sequence ATGAGCAACGACCCCGCCGTGGAGATCCGCGGACTGGTGAAACGGTACGGATCCAAGACAGCGGTGGACGGTCTGGACCTCACCGTCCCCGGCAACGCGGTGACCGCCGTCCTCGGTCCCAACGGCGCGGGCAAGACCACCACCGTGGAGACCTGCGAGGGCTACCGCCGCCCCGACGCCGGCTCCGTCCGCGTCCTCGGCCTCGACCCGACCGCCGACGCCGAGGCCCTGCGCCCGCGCATCGGCGTCATGCTCCAGTCCGGCGGGGTCTACTCCGGCGCCCGCGCCGTCGAGATGCTCCGCCACACGGCGAAGCTCTACGCCGACCCCCTGGACGTCGACACCCTGGTGGAACGCCTCGGCCTCGGCAGCTGCGGCCGCACCCCCTACCGCAGGCTCTCCGGCGGCCAGCAGCAGCGCCTCGCCCTGGCCATGGCCGTCGTCGGCCGCCCCGAACTGGTCTTCCTCGACGAACCCACCGCCGGCCTCGACCCGCAGGCCCGCCGCGCGACCTGGGACCTCGTACGGGAACTGCGCGCCGACGGGGTCGCCGTCGTCCTCACCACCCACCACATGGACGAGGCCGAACAGCTCGCCGACGAGGTCGCCATCGTCGACGCCGGCAAGGTCATCGCCCACGGCAGCCCCGAGCGGCTGTGCCGGGGCGGCGCCGAGAACACCCTGCGCTTCACCGGCCGGCCCTCCCTCGACCTCGCCTCCCTGCTCAAGGCCCTGCCCGACGGCACCCAGGCCGCCGAGCTCACCCCCGGCGCCTACCGGCTCACCGGCGACGTCGACCCGCAGATGCTGGCCACCGTCACCTCCTGGTGCGCCCAGCACGGGGTCATGCCGAGCAGCCTCGTGGTGGAGCGGCACACCCTCGAAGACGTCTTCCTGGAACTGACCGGTAAGGAGCTGCGCGCATGA
- a CDS encoding ABC transporter permease, giving the protein MSAGTFTPRPGAAPVSRMIAAQTALETRMLLRNGEQLLLTVIIPALLLTLFSTVDIITVPLGEGGPQKSVDFLAPGVLALAVMSTAFTGQAIATGFDRRYGILKRLGATPLPRWALMTAKTLSVLVTEVLQIALLTAIAFALGWSPQGDPLSVAALILLGTAAFSGLGLLMAGTLKAEVTLAAANLVFLLLLVGGGVIVPLEKFPGAVQAVLGLLPISALSSGLREVLQHGATLPWTDAAILALWAVLGLGAAAKLFRWE; this is encoded by the coding sequence ATGAGCGCCGGTACGTTCACCCCCCGCCCGGGGGCCGCGCCCGTGTCCCGGATGATCGCCGCGCAGACCGCGCTGGAGACCCGGATGCTGCTGCGCAATGGCGAGCAGCTGCTGCTCACCGTGATCATCCCGGCGCTGCTGCTGACCCTCTTCTCCACCGTCGACATCATCACCGTGCCCCTTGGGGAGGGCGGCCCGCAGAAGTCCGTGGACTTCCTCGCCCCCGGCGTCCTCGCGCTCGCCGTGATGTCCACCGCCTTCACCGGCCAGGCCATCGCCACCGGCTTCGACCGCCGCTACGGGATCCTCAAGCGGCTCGGGGCCACCCCGCTGCCGCGCTGGGCCCTGATGACCGCCAAGACCCTGTCGGTCCTGGTCACCGAGGTGCTCCAGATCGCCTTGCTGACGGCCATCGCCTTCGCGCTGGGCTGGTCCCCGCAGGGCGATCCGCTGTCGGTCGCCGCCCTGATCCTGCTCGGCACCGCCGCCTTCTCCGGGCTCGGGCTGCTGATGGCGGGCACGCTCAAGGCCGAGGTGACCCTCGCCGCCGCCAACCTGGTCTTCCTGCTGCTGCTGGTCGGCGGCGGGGTGATCGTCCCGCTGGAGAAGTTCCCCGGCGCGGTGCAGGCCGTCCTCGGGCTGTTGCCGATCTCGGCGCTCTCCAGTGGACTGCGAGAGGTGCTCCAGCACGGCGCGACCCTGCCGTGGACCGATGCCGCGATCCTGGCGCTCTGGGCGGTCCTGGGCCTCGGCGCCGCCGCGAAGCTCTTCCGGTGGGAGTGA
- a CDS encoding COX15/CtaA family protein, producing the protein MHKAPPTIGAVLNPFAYLADRWTPSPRTVRRAAIAALVMSVLIVVTGGAVRLTGSGLGCDTWPKCTDDSLIVTQAQGFHGAIEFGNRMLTYVLSAAVGAFILAARSAKPWRRSLTRLGWVQFALVMCNAVLGGITVLTGLNPYSVAGHFLLATGLITVTTVTWQRTREGDTAPRPRVPGPVRKLSWAMLAVTFVLIAAGTVVTGSGPHAGDRSEIKRMPFDWATTAHVHAVAAWLVCALAVAMWLVLRVVDAPTDTRARARDLLIVLLAQGAIGYVQFFTQLPELLVAAHMLGSCLVWISVLRVALSLRERSTEPRDDAAPAPDAARLSTV; encoded by the coding sequence TTGCACAAGGCTCCGCCTACGATAGGGGCCGTGTTGAACCCATTCGCATACCTCGCCGACCGCTGGACCCCGTCACCGCGGACCGTCCGACGGGCGGCCATCGCCGCGCTCGTGATGAGCGTGCTGATCGTCGTCACCGGCGGCGCGGTGCGGCTGACCGGCTCCGGTCTCGGCTGCGACACCTGGCCCAAGTGCACCGACGACAGCCTGATCGTGACGCAGGCCCAGGGCTTCCACGGGGCCATCGAGTTCGGCAACCGGATGCTGACCTACGTGCTCTCCGCGGCCGTCGGCGCCTTCATCCTGGCGGCCCGCTCCGCCAAGCCGTGGCGCCGCTCGCTGACCAGGCTCGGCTGGGTCCAGTTCGCGCTGGTGATGTGCAACGCCGTCCTCGGTGGCATCACCGTCCTGACGGGGCTCAACCCGTACAGCGTGGCCGGGCACTTCCTGCTCGCCACCGGCCTGATCACCGTCACCACCGTCACCTGGCAGCGCACCCGCGAGGGCGACACCGCCCCCCGGCCCCGCGTGCCGGGACCGGTGCGCAAGCTGTCGTGGGCGATGCTCGCCGTCACCTTCGTCCTCATCGCGGCCGGCACCGTCGTGACGGGTTCCGGGCCGCACGCCGGCGACCGCAGCGAGATCAAGCGCATGCCGTTCGACTGGGCCACCACCGCCCACGTGCACGCCGTCGCCGCCTGGCTGGTGTGCGCGCTGGCCGTCGCGATGTGGCTGGTGCTGCGGGTGGTCGACGCCCCCACCGACACCCGGGCGCGCGCCCGTGACCTGCTCATCGTGCTCCTCGCGCAGGGCGCGATCGGCTACGTCCAGTTCTTCACGCAGCTGCCCGAGCTCCTGGTCGCCGCGCACATGCTGGGCTCCTGCCTGGTGTGGATCTCGGTGCTCCGCGTGGCCCTGAGCCTGCGCGAGCGTTCGACGGAGCCTCGCGACGACGCCGCGCCGGCCCCGGACGCGGCGCGGCTTTCCACGGTCTGA
- a CDS encoding amidohydrolase translates to MIETPPLVDQHCHGVLRTELGLAGFEAQLIRSAGPPAAGTTFFDTQTGFAVRRWCPPLLGLEPHCAPARYLARRRELGAAETGRRLLRGSGVGEYLVDTGEPGDLGGPKELALAGQARAHEVVRLELLAEQAADTSGTVAAFLANLAGAVHHAAAGAVAFGYGAPATAVEAGYEAGYEAALAAADDPPGPGEVRGAADRWLARRPRGGALREPVLLRHLLWSAVSSGLPLQLHTGGARPDALTGFVRATAGLGARLVLLGGYPYHRHAAALAAAYPHVHADLGPALAGTGARAGAVLAELLELAPFGKLLYSSGARCLPELHATGALVFREALGRVLGGWVADGAWSWRDADRVAGMIAAGNARRVYRLDERS, encoded by the coding sequence ATGATCGAAACGCCGCCCCTGGTGGACCAGCACTGCCACGGCGTGCTCCGTACGGAGCTGGGCCTCGCCGGCTTCGAGGCCCAGCTGATCCGCTCGGCCGGCCCGCCCGCCGCCGGTACGACCTTCTTCGACACCCAGACCGGCTTCGCCGTACGCCGCTGGTGCCCGCCCCTGCTCGGCCTGGAACCGCACTGCGCGCCCGCCCGCTACCTGGCCCGGCGGCGTGAACTCGGGGCCGCCGAGACGGGCCGGCGGTTGCTGCGCGGCTCCGGAGTGGGCGAGTACCTCGTCGACACCGGGGAGCCCGGCGACCTCGGCGGGCCCAAGGAACTCGCCCTCGCCGGACAGGCGCGGGCCCACGAGGTGGTCCGGCTGGAGTTGCTCGCCGAACAGGCCGCCGACACCTCCGGCACCGTCGCCGCCTTCCTCGCCAACCTCGCCGGAGCCGTCCACCACGCCGCCGCCGGGGCCGTCGCCTTCGGCTACGGGGCCCCTGCCACGGCCGTCGAGGCCGGGTACGAGGCCGGCTACGAGGCCGCGTTGGCCGCCGCCGACGATCCGCCGGGACCGGGTGAGGTGCGGGGCGCGGCCGATCGGTGGCTCGCCCGGCGCCCCCGGGGCGGGGCCCTGAGGGAGCCCGTACTCCTGCGGCACCTGCTGTGGAGCGCCGTCTCGTCCGGGCTGCCGCTCCAGCTGCACACCGGCGGGGCCCGGCCCGACGCGCTGACCGGGTTCGTGCGGGCCACCGCCGGGTTGGGGGCGCGGCTGGTGTTGCTGGGCGGGTACCCGTACCACCGGCACGCGGCCGCTCTGGCGGCGGCGTACCCGCACGTCCACGCCGACCTCGGGCCCGCCCTGGCGGGGACGGGGGCGCGGGCCGGCGCGGTCCTGGCCGAGCTGTTGGAGCTCGCGCCGTTCGGGAAGCTGCTGTACTCCAGCGGGGCTCGATGCCTGCCCGAACTGCACGCGACCGGAGCCCTGGTGTTCCGTGAGGCGCTGGGGCGGGTGCTGGGCGGCTGGGTCGCCGACGGGGCCTGGTCGTGGCGGGACGCGGACCGCGTCGCGGGGATGATCGCGGCGGGCAACGCCCGGCGCGTCTACCGGCTGGACGAGCGGAGCTGA
- a CDS encoding heme o synthase: MCVTAVESRPAGVLGTSPGHRPFGARIMAFVALTKPRIIELLLITTVPVMFLAEQGVPSLWLVLATCFGGYLSAGGANALNMYIDRDIDALMARTSQRPLVTGMVSPRECLVFGISLGVISTLFFGFLVNWLSAALSLGALLFYVVVYTMLLKRRTAQNIVWGGIAGCLPVLIGWSAVKNEVSWAAVILFLVIFFWTPPHYWPLSMKVADDYARVGVPMLPVVAGNKVVARQIVAYSWVMVAVSLLLTPLGYTGWFYTSVALVAGGWWLWEAHALNARAKAGVTGAKLKEMRLFHWSITYVSLLFVAVAVDPFLR, from the coding sequence GTGTGCGTGACGGCCGTCGAATCCCGTCCAGCGGGGGTGCTCGGGACGAGCCCCGGTCACCGGCCGTTCGGGGCCCGGATCATGGCTTTCGTGGCTTTGACCAAGCCGCGGATCATCGAACTTCTGCTGATCACCACAGTGCCGGTGATGTTCCTGGCCGAACAGGGCGTGCCGTCGCTGTGGCTCGTCCTCGCCACGTGCTTCGGCGGCTACCTGTCGGCCGGTGGTGCGAACGCGCTGAACATGTACATCGACCGCGACATCGACGCGCTGATGGCCCGTACGTCGCAGCGGCCGCTGGTGACGGGCATGGTGAGCCCGCGCGAGTGCCTGGTCTTCGGCATCTCGCTCGGCGTGATCTCCACCCTGTTCTTCGGCTTCCTCGTCAACTGGCTGTCCGCCGCGCTGTCGCTCGGCGCGCTCCTCTTCTATGTCGTCGTCTACACGATGCTGTTGAAGCGCCGCACCGCGCAGAACATCGTCTGGGGCGGCATCGCCGGCTGCCTGCCGGTGCTCATCGGCTGGTCGGCGGTGAAGAACGAGGTCTCCTGGGCCGCCGTCATCCTCTTCCTCGTCATCTTCTTCTGGACGCCGCCGCACTACTGGCCGCTGTCGATGAAGGTGGCCGACGACTACGCGCGGGTCGGCGTGCCGATGCTGCCGGTCGTGGCGGGCAACAAGGTCGTGGCCCGGCAGATCGTCGCCTACAGCTGGGTGATGGTCGCCGTGTCGCTGCTGCTCACGCCGCTCGGCTACACGGGCTGGTTCTACACCTCGGTCGCGCTGGTGGCCGGCGGGTGGTGGCTGTGGGAGGCGCACGCGCTGAACGCGCGGGCCAAGGCCGGGGTGACGGGCGCGAAGCTCAAGGAGATGCGACTGTTCCACTGGTCGATCACCTATGTGTCGCTCCTCTTCGTCGCCGTCGCCGTGGATCCCTTCCTCCGCTGA
- the tkt gene encoding transketolase has product MSTKPTTTELEWTELDQRAVDTARILAADAVQKVGNGHPGTAMSLAPAAYTLFQKVMRHDPADPQWVGRDRFVLSAGHSSLTLYTQLYLGGFGLELDDLKAFRTWGSKTPGHPEYGHTAGVETTTGPLGQGVANAVGMAMAARYERGLFDPEAAPGTSPFDHMVYAIAGDGCLQEGISHEASALAGHQKLGNLVLLWDDNHISIEGDTETAVSEDTMKRYEAYGWHVQRVEQQENGDLDPKALYAALQAAKAETGRPSFIAARSIIAWPAPHAQGTEASHGSALGDDEVAATKRVLGFDPERTFEVSDEVIAHTRALGDRGRDARAAWEKDFSAWRTANPQRAAEFDRIEANELPEGWEDKLPVFEPGKGVATRAASGKVLAALGAVIPELWGGSADLAGSNNTTIDKNSSFLPVGNPLPEADPYGRTIHFGIREHAMAAAMNGIALHGHTRIYGGTFLVFSDYMRNAVRLSALMHLPVTYVWTHDSIGLGEDGPTHQPVEHVAALRAIPGLNVVRPADANETAVAWREILRRHTKVFGKGAPHGLALTRQGVPTYERNEDAAKGGYVLFEAEGGEAQVVLIGTGSEVQLAVAAREALQAEGVPARVVSMPSVEWFEEQDQEYKDSVLPPSVKARVAVEAGIGLTWHRYVGDAGRIVSLEHFGASADGAVLYREFGITAEAVTAAAKESLAAVAADAR; this is encoded by the coding sequence GTGAGCACCAAGCCGACCACCACAGAGCTCGAGTGGACCGAACTGGACCAGCGGGCCGTCGACACCGCCCGTATCCTGGCCGCCGACGCGGTCCAGAAGGTCGGGAACGGCCACCCGGGTACGGCGATGAGCCTGGCCCCCGCCGCGTACACCCTTTTCCAGAAGGTCATGCGGCACGACCCGGCGGACCCGCAGTGGGTCGGCCGTGACCGTTTCGTGCTCTCCGCAGGGCACTCGTCCCTGACCCTCTACACGCAGCTCTACCTCGGCGGCTTCGGCCTGGAGCTGGACGACCTCAAGGCGTTCCGCACCTGGGGCTCGAAGACCCCCGGCCACCCGGAGTACGGCCACACGGCCGGCGTCGAGACCACCACCGGCCCCCTCGGCCAGGGTGTGGCGAACGCGGTGGGCATGGCCATGGCCGCCCGCTACGAGCGCGGCCTGTTCGACCCGGAGGCCGCCCCGGGCACCTCCCCGTTCGACCACATGGTCTACGCGATCGCGGGCGACGGCTGCCTCCAGGAGGGCATCTCCCACGAGGCGTCCGCGCTGGCCGGTCACCAGAAGCTCGGCAACCTGGTCCTGCTCTGGGACGACAACCACATCTCCATCGAGGGTGACACGGAGACGGCCGTCTCCGAGGACACCATGAAGCGCTACGAGGCGTACGGCTGGCACGTCCAGCGCGTCGAGCAGCAGGAGAACGGCGACCTCGACCCGAAGGCCCTCTACGCGGCCCTCCAGGCGGCCAAGGCCGAGACCGGCCGGCCGTCCTTCATCGCGGCCCGCTCGATCATCGCCTGGCCGGCCCCGCACGCCCAGGGCACCGAGGCCTCCCACGGTTCGGCCCTCGGCGACGACGAGGTCGCCGCGACCAAGCGCGTGCTCGGCTTCGACCCGGAGCGGACCTTCGAGGTCTCCGACGAGGTCATCGCGCACACCCGCGCCCTCGGCGACCGCGGCCGCGACGCCCGCGCCGCCTGGGAGAAGGACTTCTCCGCCTGGCGCACGGCCAACCCGCAGCGCGCCGCCGAGTTCGACCGCATCGAGGCCAACGAGCTGCCCGAGGGCTGGGAGGACAAGCTCCCCGTCTTCGAGCCCGGCAAGGGCGTCGCCACCCGCGCCGCGTCCGGCAAGGTGCTGGCGGCGCTCGGCGCCGTCATCCCGGAGCTGTGGGGCGGCTCGGCCGACCTGGCCGGCTCCAACAACACGACCATCGACAAGAACTCCTCGTTCCTGCCGGTGGGCAACCCGCTGCCGGAGGCCGACCCGTACGGCCGCACCATCCACTTCGGCATCCGCGAGCACGCCATGGCCGCGGCCATGAACGGCATCGCGCTGCACGGCCACACCCGCATCTACGGCGGCACCTTCCTGGTGTTCTCCGACTACATGCGCAACGCCGTCCGCCTCTCCGCTCTGATGCACCTGCCGGTGACGTACGTGTGGACGCACGACTCCATCGGCCTCGGCGAGGACGGCCCGACCCACCAGCCGGTCGAGCACGTCGCCGCGCTGCGCGCCATCCCGGGTCTGAACGTGGTCCGCCCGGCCGACGCGAACGAGACCGCCGTCGCCTGGCGCGAGATCCTGCGCCGCCACACCAAGGTGTTCGGCAAGGGCGCCCCGCACGGTCTGGCGCTCACCCGCCAGGGCGTGCCGACCTACGAGCGCAACGAGGACGCCGCCAAGGGCGGGTACGTGCTCTTCGAGGCCGAGGGCGGCGAGGCGCAGGTCGTGCTCATCGGCACCGGTTCCGAGGTCCAGCTCGCCGTCGCCGCGCGCGAGGCGCTGCAGGCCGAGGGCGTTCCCGCCCGGGTCGTCTCGATGCCGTCCGTCGAGTGGTTCGAGGAGCAGGACCAGGAGTACAAGGACAGCGTCCTGCCGCCCTCCGTCAAGGCGCGAGTCGCGGTCGAGGCGGGCATCGGCCTGACCTGGCACCGTTACGTCGGCGACGCGGGCCGGATCGTGTCGCTGGAGCACTTCGGCGCTTCCGCCGACGGCGCGGTCCTGTACCGCGAGTTCGGCATCACCGCGGAGGCCGTGACCGCGGCGGCCAAGGAATCCCTCGCCGCCGTCGCCGCCGACGCGCGCTGA
- the tal gene encoding transaldolase — translation MTDALKRLSDEGVAIWLDDLSRKRITSGNLAELIDQQHVVGVTTNPSIFQKAISSGDGYEQQLADLAARKVTVDEAIRMITTADVRDAADILRPVYDSTDGQDGRVSIEVDPRLAHETAATIAEAKQLAWLVDRPNTLIKIPATKAGLPAITEVIGRGISVNVTLIFSLERYRAVMDAYLAGLEKAKAAGLDLSKIHSVASFFVSRVDSEIDKRLDTIGTDEAKALKGKAALANARLAYEAYEEVFGGERWAALDKAQANKQRPLWASTGVKDPAYKDTLYVVDLVAPGTVNTMPEATLEATADHGEVTGDTIRGTYEQARAELDAVAKLGISYDDVVQLLEDEGVEKFEASWNDLLKSTEAELTRLAPAED, via the coding sequence ATGACAGACGCACTCAAGCGCCTCTCGGACGAGGGCGTGGCGATCTGGCTGGACGACCTGTCCCGCAAGCGCATCACGTCCGGCAACCTGGCCGAGCTGATCGACCAGCAGCACGTCGTCGGTGTCACCACCAACCCCTCGATCTTCCAGAAGGCGATCAGCAGCGGTGACGGTTACGAGCAGCAGCTCGCCGACCTCGCCGCCCGCAAGGTCACCGTGGACGAGGCGATCCGGATGATCACCACGGCGGACGTCCGTGACGCCGCCGACATCCTGCGTCCGGTCTACGACTCGACCGACGGCCAGGACGGCCGCGTGTCGATCGAGGTCGACCCGCGTCTGGCGCACGAGACCGCGGCGACCATCGCCGAGGCCAAGCAGCTCGCGTGGCTGGTGGACCGCCCGAACACGCTCATCAAGATCCCGGCGACGAAGGCCGGCCTGCCGGCCATCACCGAGGTCATCGGCAGGGGCATCAGCGTCAACGTCACGCTGATCTTCTCGCTGGAGCGCTACCGCGCGGTCATGGACGCCTACCTGGCGGGCCTGGAGAAGGCGAAGGCCGCCGGCCTGGACCTCTCCAAGATCCACTCGGTGGCCTCCTTCTTCGTGTCCCGCGTGGACAGCGAGATCGACAAGCGTCTGGACACCATCGGTACCGACGAGGCCAAGGCCCTGAAGGGCAAGGCGGCCCTCGCCAACGCCCGTCTGGCCTACGAGGCTTACGAAGAGGTGTTCGGCGGCGAGCGCTGGGCGGCCCTGGACAAGGCGCAGGCCAACAAGCAGCGTCCGCTGTGGGCCTCGACCGGCGTCAAGGACCCGGCCTACAAGGACACCCTGTACGTGGTGGACCTGGTCGCCCCCGGCACCGTCAACACGATGCCCGAGGCCACCCTTGAGGCCACCGCCGACCACGGCGAGGTCACGGGCGACACCATCCGCGGCACCTACGAGCAGGCGCGCGCCGAGCTCGACGCGGTCGCGAAGCTGGGCATCTCGTACGACGATGTGGTGCAGCTGCTCGAAGACGAAGGCGTCGAGAAGTTCGAGGCGTCGTGGAACGACCTGCTGAAGTCGACCGAGGCGGAGCTGACGCGCCTCGCCCCCGCGGAGGACTGA